The proteins below come from a single Ictalurus punctatus breed USDA103 chromosome 29, Coco_2.0, whole genome shotgun sequence genomic window:
- the vit gene encoding vitrin isoform X12 → MLRAPLATIFFGLLLVFSSKAKPNGKDKKAKQVVPDIECDARAGKISFPEFIVRCPSSCRETKEKVYGTVVFASISSICNAAIHNGVITNAGGKVIVKKMAGQEPYKGTFANGIRSLSLPKWRESFTVSVGKPKKGVIYPATLESQKEHSTTSPTTPAPDPTTTTSELTTTTTTTTTTPPPTTPTTTTTTTARPRAAVHKVRDAGNSHPYLAAASARQTQNGQAKGLHQVVRSGSAFAGRFPPRINPGARRPEAGANNRRQPSVPATSASDPRPEISEYERWYFGQYPPQPADTDSGPKHLPETLHTRVEPVEVWKPEGNPFDLDLSDRGKDPLPRVPDTQGNTNCKVDIAFLMDGSWSIGKRRFKIQKDFLSEVSQVINVGINGPMMGIIQYGDDPVTEFSLRQFSSSKDLKPAIDKIIQKGGLSNVGTALFYVNKHFFSDANGNRGGAPNVVVVLVDGWPTDKVEEASRLARESGINIFFVTIEGPDDSEKHNVVEANFVDKAVCRTNGFFSLPVTSWFALRKAAQPLVKRVCDTDRLVCSKTCLNANDIAFVIDGSSSVGTGNFRTVLQFVANVTREFEISDTDTRIGAVQYTYEQRLEFAFGQHNTKADVLNAIRRINYWSGGTSTGAAITYAAEKLFSKSKPNKRKIMIVITDGRSYDDVRAPALAVHHSGVIAYSIGIAWAAQDELEYIATDPDKDHSFFVDEFDNLYKYVPKIIHNICHEFNSQPRN, encoded by the exons ATGTTGAGAGCTCCACTTGCCACCATCTTTTTTG GACTCCTTCTTGTTTTTAGCAGCAAGGCTAAGCCAAATGGAAAAGACAAGAAGGCAAAACAAG TTGTGCCAGATATAGAATGTGATGCGCGTGCAGGGAAAATCAGCTTCCCAGAATTCATTGTTCGGTGCCCATCCAGTTGCCGTGAGACCAAGGAGAAGGTTTATGGGACGGTCGTCTTTGCCTCCATATCCAGCATTTGCAATGCTGCTATTCACAA TGGGGTCATTACGAATGCTGGAGGAAAGGTGATCGTAAAGAAGATGGCAGGACAAGAGCCGTATAAAGGCACTTTTGCAAATGGCATCCGCTCACTGTCCCTCCCCAAATGGAGAGAGTCTTTCACCGTCTCAG TTGGCAAGCCAAAAAAAGGTGTGATCTACCCTGCTACCTTGGAAA GTCAGAAGGAACACTCCACCACATCGCCCACAACGCCAGCTCCAGACCCAACGACAACCACAAGCGAGctaaccaccaccaccacaaccaccaccacaacccCACCCCCAACAACTCCCACCACAACTACGACCACCACCGCGAGGCCACGGGCTGCAGTTCATAAAGTCAGAGATGCAG GCAACAGTCATCCATACCTTGCAGCAGCCAGTGCAC GACAGACACAGAATGGCCAAGCAAAGGGTCTTCATCAAG TAGTCAGAAGTGGCTCAGCCTTTGCAGGAAGATTTCCACCTCGTATCAACCCAG GTGCACGCAGGCCAGAGGCAGGTGCCAATAATAGGAGACAGCCATCAGTTCCTGCTACCTCAG CTTCAGACCCAAGACCAGAAATATCAGAGTATGAGCGCTGGTACTTTGGACAGTATC CTCCTCAACCAGCAGATACAGACAGTGGACCAAAGCACCTCCCTGAAACTCTCCATACGAGAG TGGAGCCAGTGGAGGTGTGGAAGCCAGAAGGGAACCCGTTTGATTTAG ACCTTAGTGACCGAGGGAAAGACCCCTTACCCAGAGTTCCAGACACTCAGGGAAACACAA ACTGTAAAGTTGACATCGCCTTCCTCATGGATGGCAGCTGGAGCATTGGCAAGCGTCGTTTTAAGATCCAGAAAgacttcctgtctgaggttTCCCAAGTCATTAATGTAGGCATAAATGGCCCAATGATGGGGATCATCCAGTATGG GGATGATCCAGTGACAGAGTTCAGTCTACGCCAGTTCTCTAGCTCCAAAGACCTCAAACCTGCTATTGACAAGATTATTCAGAAAGGCGGGCTCTCCAATGTGG GGACAGCCCTCTTTTACGTCAACAAGCATTTCTTCAGCGATGCTAATGGAAACCGAGGTGGGGCACCCAATGTTGTTGTGGTGCTGGTGGACGGCTGGCCTACAGACAAAGTGGAGGAGGCTTCAAGATTGGCACGGGAATCAGGCATCAATATCTTTTTTGTTACCATTGAAGGCCCAGATGACAGCGAGAAGCACAATGTGGTTGAGGCCAATTTTGTGGACAAG GCTGTGTGCAGGACCAATGGCTTCTTCTCACTGCCAGTGACCAGCTGGTTTGCTCTACGTAAGGCAGCACAGCCTCTGgtgaaacgtgtgtgtgatACAGACCGGCTCGTGTGCAGCAAGACATGCCTGAATGCCAATGACATCGCCTTTGTAATTGACGGCTCAAGCAGCGTAGGTACCGGCAACTTCCGTACTGTGCTGCAGTTCGTGGCCAACGTGACGCGTGAGTTCGAGATCTCCGACACGGATACACGTATTGGTGCTGTGCAGTACACTTATGAGCAGCGACTCGAGTTTGCCTTTGGCCAGCATAACACCAAGGCTGATGTCCTAAATGCCATTCGCCGCATCAATTACTGGAGTGGGGGTACTAGTACGGGTGCCGCCATCACTTATGCTGCTGAGAAGCTCTTCAGCAAGTCCAAGCCAAACAAGCGTAAGATCATGATTGTCATCACAGATGGGCGCTCCTATGATGATGTGCGTGCGCCCGCTCTGGCAGTGCACCACTCTG GTGTGATTGCTTACTCCATCGGCATTGCCTGGGCTGCACAGGATGAGCTAGAATACATCGCCACAGACCCAGACAAAGATCACTCCTTCTTTGTGGATGAGTTCGACAACCTCTATAAGTATGTGCCCAAGATCATACACAACATCTGCCACGAGTTTAACTCTCAGCCACGGAACTAA
- the vit gene encoding vitrin isoform X2 — protein sequence MLRAPLATIFFGLLLVFSSKAKPNGKDKKAKQVVPDIECDARAGKISFPEFIVRCPSSCRETKEKVYGTVVFASISSICNAAIHNGVITNAGGKVIVKKMAGQEPYKGTFANGIRSLSLPKWRESFTVSVGKPKKGVIYPATLESQKEHSTTSPTTPAPDPTTTTSELTTTTTTTTTTPPPTTPTTTTTTTARPRAAVHKVRDAGNSHPYLAAASARQTQNGQAKGLHQVRSGSAFAGRFPPRINPGARRPEAGANNRRQPSVPATSAFSRVQPVQPERNQHTIPTNPALARRKWPHPVYAQPNWFSGPKRPTDVSNSEPDTGYTWSNVDTVDSPASDPRPEISEYERWYFGQYPPQPADTDSGPKHLPETLHTRVEPVEVWKPEGNPFDLDLSDRGKDPLPRVPDTQGNTNCKVDIAFLMDGSWSIGKRRFKIQKDFLSEVSQVINVGINGPMMGIIQYGDDPVTEFSLRQFSSSKDLKPAIDKIIQKGGLSNVGTALFYVNKHFFSDANGNRGGAPNVVVVLVDGWPTDKVEEASRLARESGINIFFVTIEGPDDSEKHNVVEANFVDKAVCRTNGFFSLPVTSWFALRKAAQPLVKRVCDTDRLVCSKTCLNANDIAFVIDGSSSVGTGNFRTVLQFVANVTREFEISDTDTRIGAVQYTYEQRLEFAFGQHNTKADVLNAIRRINYWSGGTSTGAAITYAAEKLFSKSKPNKRKIMIVITDGRSYDDVRAPALAVHHSGVIAYSIGIAWAAQDELEYIATDPDKDHSFFVDEFDNLYKYVPKIIHNICHEFNSQPRN from the exons ATGTTGAGAGCTCCACTTGCCACCATCTTTTTTG GACTCCTTCTTGTTTTTAGCAGCAAGGCTAAGCCAAATGGAAAAGACAAGAAGGCAAAACAAG TTGTGCCAGATATAGAATGTGATGCGCGTGCAGGGAAAATCAGCTTCCCAGAATTCATTGTTCGGTGCCCATCCAGTTGCCGTGAGACCAAGGAGAAGGTTTATGGGACGGTCGTCTTTGCCTCCATATCCAGCATTTGCAATGCTGCTATTCACAA TGGGGTCATTACGAATGCTGGAGGAAAGGTGATCGTAAAGAAGATGGCAGGACAAGAGCCGTATAAAGGCACTTTTGCAAATGGCATCCGCTCACTGTCCCTCCCCAAATGGAGAGAGTCTTTCACCGTCTCAG TTGGCAAGCCAAAAAAAGGTGTGATCTACCCTGCTACCTTGGAAA GTCAGAAGGAACACTCCACCACATCGCCCACAACGCCAGCTCCAGACCCAACGACAACCACAAGCGAGctaaccaccaccaccacaaccaccaccacaacccCACCCCCAACAACTCCCACCACAACTACGACCACCACCGCGAGGCCACGGGCTGCAGTTCATAAAGTCAGAGATGCAG GCAACAGTCATCCATACCTTGCAGCAGCCAGTGCAC GACAGACACAGAATGGCCAAGCAAAGGGTCTTCATCAAG TCAGAAGTGGCTCAGCCTTTGCAGGAAGATTTCCACCTCGTATCAACCCAG GTGCACGCAGGCCAGAGGCAGGTGCCAATAATAGGAGACAGCCATCAGTTCCTGCTACCTCAG CTTTCAGTCGGGTCCAGCCAGTCCAGCCAGAGAGGAACCAGCATACCATTCCCACCAATCCTG CCCTTGCTCGGAGAAAATGGCCACATCCTGTCTACGCCCAACCCAATTGGTTTTCTGGTCCAAAGAGACCAACAG ATGTTAGTAACTCTGAGCCAGATACAGGCTACACATGGAGCAACGTGGACACTGTTGATTCTCCAG CTTCAGACCCAAGACCAGAAATATCAGAGTATGAGCGCTGGTACTTTGGACAGTATC CTCCTCAACCAGCAGATACAGACAGTGGACCAAAGCACCTCCCTGAAACTCTCCATACGAGAG TGGAGCCAGTGGAGGTGTGGAAGCCAGAAGGGAACCCGTTTGATTTAG ACCTTAGTGACCGAGGGAAAGACCCCTTACCCAGAGTTCCAGACACTCAGGGAAACACAA ACTGTAAAGTTGACATCGCCTTCCTCATGGATGGCAGCTGGAGCATTGGCAAGCGTCGTTTTAAGATCCAGAAAgacttcctgtctgaggttTCCCAAGTCATTAATGTAGGCATAAATGGCCCAATGATGGGGATCATCCAGTATGG GGATGATCCAGTGACAGAGTTCAGTCTACGCCAGTTCTCTAGCTCCAAAGACCTCAAACCTGCTATTGACAAGATTATTCAGAAAGGCGGGCTCTCCAATGTGG GGACAGCCCTCTTTTACGTCAACAAGCATTTCTTCAGCGATGCTAATGGAAACCGAGGTGGGGCACCCAATGTTGTTGTGGTGCTGGTGGACGGCTGGCCTACAGACAAAGTGGAGGAGGCTTCAAGATTGGCACGGGAATCAGGCATCAATATCTTTTTTGTTACCATTGAAGGCCCAGATGACAGCGAGAAGCACAATGTGGTTGAGGCCAATTTTGTGGACAAG GCTGTGTGCAGGACCAATGGCTTCTTCTCACTGCCAGTGACCAGCTGGTTTGCTCTACGTAAGGCAGCACAGCCTCTGgtgaaacgtgtgtgtgatACAGACCGGCTCGTGTGCAGCAAGACATGCCTGAATGCCAATGACATCGCCTTTGTAATTGACGGCTCAAGCAGCGTAGGTACCGGCAACTTCCGTACTGTGCTGCAGTTCGTGGCCAACGTGACGCGTGAGTTCGAGATCTCCGACACGGATACACGTATTGGTGCTGTGCAGTACACTTATGAGCAGCGACTCGAGTTTGCCTTTGGCCAGCATAACACCAAGGCTGATGTCCTAAATGCCATTCGCCGCATCAATTACTGGAGTGGGGGTACTAGTACGGGTGCCGCCATCACTTATGCTGCTGAGAAGCTCTTCAGCAAGTCCAAGCCAAACAAGCGTAAGATCATGATTGTCATCACAGATGGGCGCTCCTATGATGATGTGCGTGCGCCCGCTCTGGCAGTGCACCACTCTG GTGTGATTGCTTACTCCATCGGCATTGCCTGGGCTGCACAGGATGAGCTAGAATACATCGCCACAGACCCAGACAAAGATCACTCCTTCTTTGTGGATGAGTTCGACAACCTCTATAAGTATGTGCCCAAGATCATACACAACATCTGCCACGAGTTTAACTCTCAGCCACGGAACTAA
- the vit gene encoding vitrin isoform X13 produces MLRAPLATIFFGLLLVFSSKAKPNGKDKKAKQVVPDIECDARAGKISFPEFIVRCPSSCRETKEKVYGTVVFASISSICNAAIHNGVITNAGGKVIVKKMAGQEPYKGTFANGIRSLSLPKWRESFTVSVGKPKKGVIYPATLESQKEHSTTSPTTPAPDPTTTTSELTTTTTTTTTTPPPTTPTTTTTTTARPRAAVHKVRDAGARRPEAGANNRRQPSVPATSDVSNSEPDTGYTWSNVDTVDSPASDPRPEISEYERWYFGQYPPQPADTDSGPKHLPETLHTRVEPVEVWKPEGNPFDLDLSDRGKDPLPRVPDTQGNTNCKVDIAFLMDGSWSIGKRRFKIQKDFLSEVSQVINVGINGPMMGIIQYGDDPVTEFSLRQFSSSKDLKPAIDKIIQKGGLSNVGTALFYVNKHFFSDANGNRGGAPNVVVVLVDGWPTDKVEEASRLARESGINIFFVTIEGPDDSEKHNVVEANFVDKAVCRTNGFFSLPVTSWFALRKAAQPLVKRVCDTDRLVCSKTCLNANDIAFVIDGSSSVGTGNFRTVLQFVANVTREFEISDTDTRIGAVQYTYEQRLEFAFGQHNTKADVLNAIRRINYWSGGTSTGAAITYAAEKLFSKSKPNKRKIMIVITDGRSYDDVRAPALAVHHSGVIAYSIGIAWAAQDELEYIATDPDKDHSFFVDEFDNLYKYVPKIIHNICHEFNSQPRN; encoded by the exons ATGTTGAGAGCTCCACTTGCCACCATCTTTTTTG GACTCCTTCTTGTTTTTAGCAGCAAGGCTAAGCCAAATGGAAAAGACAAGAAGGCAAAACAAG TTGTGCCAGATATAGAATGTGATGCGCGTGCAGGGAAAATCAGCTTCCCAGAATTCATTGTTCGGTGCCCATCCAGTTGCCGTGAGACCAAGGAGAAGGTTTATGGGACGGTCGTCTTTGCCTCCATATCCAGCATTTGCAATGCTGCTATTCACAA TGGGGTCATTACGAATGCTGGAGGAAAGGTGATCGTAAAGAAGATGGCAGGACAAGAGCCGTATAAAGGCACTTTTGCAAATGGCATCCGCTCACTGTCCCTCCCCAAATGGAGAGAGTCTTTCACCGTCTCAG TTGGCAAGCCAAAAAAAGGTGTGATCTACCCTGCTACCTTGGAAA GTCAGAAGGAACACTCCACCACATCGCCCACAACGCCAGCTCCAGACCCAACGACAACCACAAGCGAGctaaccaccaccaccacaaccaccaccacaacccCACCCCCAACAACTCCCACCACAACTACGACCACCACCGCGAGGCCACGGGCTGCAGTTCATAAAGTCAGAGATGCAG GTGCACGCAGGCCAGAGGCAGGTGCCAATAATAGGAGACAGCCATCAGTTCCTGCTACCTCAG ATGTTAGTAACTCTGAGCCAGATACAGGCTACACATGGAGCAACGTGGACACTGTTGATTCTCCAG CTTCAGACCCAAGACCAGAAATATCAGAGTATGAGCGCTGGTACTTTGGACAGTATC CTCCTCAACCAGCAGATACAGACAGTGGACCAAAGCACCTCCCTGAAACTCTCCATACGAGAG TGGAGCCAGTGGAGGTGTGGAAGCCAGAAGGGAACCCGTTTGATTTAG ACCTTAGTGACCGAGGGAAAGACCCCTTACCCAGAGTTCCAGACACTCAGGGAAACACAA ACTGTAAAGTTGACATCGCCTTCCTCATGGATGGCAGCTGGAGCATTGGCAAGCGTCGTTTTAAGATCCAGAAAgacttcctgtctgaggttTCCCAAGTCATTAATGTAGGCATAAATGGCCCAATGATGGGGATCATCCAGTATGG GGATGATCCAGTGACAGAGTTCAGTCTACGCCAGTTCTCTAGCTCCAAAGACCTCAAACCTGCTATTGACAAGATTATTCAGAAAGGCGGGCTCTCCAATGTGG GGACAGCCCTCTTTTACGTCAACAAGCATTTCTTCAGCGATGCTAATGGAAACCGAGGTGGGGCACCCAATGTTGTTGTGGTGCTGGTGGACGGCTGGCCTACAGACAAAGTGGAGGAGGCTTCAAGATTGGCACGGGAATCAGGCATCAATATCTTTTTTGTTACCATTGAAGGCCCAGATGACAGCGAGAAGCACAATGTGGTTGAGGCCAATTTTGTGGACAAG GCTGTGTGCAGGACCAATGGCTTCTTCTCACTGCCAGTGACCAGCTGGTTTGCTCTACGTAAGGCAGCACAGCCTCTGgtgaaacgtgtgtgtgatACAGACCGGCTCGTGTGCAGCAAGACATGCCTGAATGCCAATGACATCGCCTTTGTAATTGACGGCTCAAGCAGCGTAGGTACCGGCAACTTCCGTACTGTGCTGCAGTTCGTGGCCAACGTGACGCGTGAGTTCGAGATCTCCGACACGGATACACGTATTGGTGCTGTGCAGTACACTTATGAGCAGCGACTCGAGTTTGCCTTTGGCCAGCATAACACCAAGGCTGATGTCCTAAATGCCATTCGCCGCATCAATTACTGGAGTGGGGGTACTAGTACGGGTGCCGCCATCACTTATGCTGCTGAGAAGCTCTTCAGCAAGTCCAAGCCAAACAAGCGTAAGATCATGATTGTCATCACAGATGGGCGCTCCTATGATGATGTGCGTGCGCCCGCTCTGGCAGTGCACCACTCTG GTGTGATTGCTTACTCCATCGGCATTGCCTGGGCTGCACAGGATGAGCTAGAATACATCGCCACAGACCCAGACAAAGATCACTCCTTCTTTGTGGATGAGTTCGACAACCTCTATAAGTATGTGCCCAAGATCATACACAACATCTGCCACGAGTTTAACTCTCAGCCACGGAACTAA